A genome region from Microbacterium sp. CGR2 includes the following:
- a CDS encoding GAP family protein produces MGLLAFSAADTPGAFRSAPWVPIVHAVIGVVCTGGALWTFFRARLVVARVAEAHTPDELTAATPQLPGLVRSVERFTPGRSFLLGFGIFLTPMNIALVAAAAIGIVLARLPEPQLLLTVCGFLAAAAAPVAIPVFSVLARGEEADPMLRRLRRWMLHRSGFLTAAVLLLVGVLQFVKALQGWFS; encoded by the coding sequence GTGGGACTGCTGGCGTTCTCGGCGGCGGACACACCTGGCGCGTTCCGATCGGCTCCCTGGGTGCCCATCGTCCACGCGGTCATCGGCGTCGTCTGCACCGGAGGTGCGCTGTGGACTTTCTTCCGGGCCCGACTGGTGGTCGCGCGGGTGGCCGAGGCGCATACGCCCGACGAGCTCACCGCGGCCACGCCGCAGCTGCCTGGTCTCGTCCGCTCGGTCGAGCGGTTCACCCCGGGACGCTCGTTCCTGCTCGGGTTCGGGATCTTCCTCACGCCGATGAACATCGCCCTCGTGGCCGCAGCGGCGATCGGAATCGTGCTCGCCCGGCTGCCGGAGCCTCAGCTTCTCCTCACGGTGTGCGGGTTCCTCGCGGCGGCCGCGGCCCCCGTGGCGATTCCCGTCTTCAGCGTGCTGGCACGCGGCGAGGAGGCTGACCCGATGCTTCGACGATTGCGGCGATGGATGCTGCACCGCAGCGGGTTCCTCACGGCGGCGGTGCTGCTGCTCGTCGGCGTCCTCCAATTCGTGAAAGCACTTCAGGGGTGGTTCTCGTGA